The sequence ACAGCTCCGTTTCGGATTGCCGGAACACCTGCTCCAGTTGGCCAGCGATCACCGCTTCCTTTCCCATGGTGTTTTTTCGGTTGATCTGGAAGAAGAGGTACTTTCCCCGATGGGCTTTGACATAATCCCTTACCGGTGGGGTCACACGTGCCTCCAAGTCAGCAACGGGATAAAATGCTGACATCAGGACGGCGGAATCGGGAAAAAGCCGTGCATCCACTTGGTTTGCCTGCAAGTTTTTAACGGTCTGTCCGTCCCTTACGGCCAAGTAATCCACCTGCTGTAGTTTTTCCTGCATAAACGGATAGCGCTCAAAAACGCTCCTGTCAATCCCCGATCCCCCGAGAGAATTGAGGATCACCGATCGTACCTTTCCCAGATCATCTTTGGTAAAGACCAGCGGCAATACCGTTTTCCCTTTTAGAAAACGCTTGGCCATGGCATTCAGGTCGATGTACCTGGAAAGGCGATGGCGGTAGCGATGGATTTTTTGGTAAGTTGGGTTCAAGGCGGCAAAAAGGGAGTGCCAGGTCACGCCCAGGGCCTCGCCTCCGGCGATAATGACGTGGTTTTGCCCATCGTTGGCGTTGCAGGCCTCGTAAAAAGCTGCCAAATCCTCGGTGGGCTTCCCTCCTACTTGGGAAAGATCGCTTTTCACCAGTCCAAAAAACCGGAAACGGTATTCCTTCCCCAAGGTTTCGAGCTGTTTTTCAATGATCAGGGGAAAAAGCAGGTCCCCGTAATTATAGCGGTCAAAAGCACCAATGATCAAAATATTTTCCATGGTTTACCTTCTATCAAAAAACCTACCTGTTTTGGTACTACTGAAAAAATTATCCCACAAATAACGCAAGGCCTACCCCATCTCGCCGCTCCATGATTTCTAGCACTAAGATTGCTATCACCTTTCCAGCAGTTTTTTTCGGGCAAAATCTCTTTTTCCGAGGGAGCCCAAAACCCTTAATTATCCTTAAAATTGGTTTAATTTACGCATTGATCTATTGACTTACCTATGGCAGGACAATCTCCGGTAAAGAAAATCTTCTCTGGCTCTGTTTGGGGCATCGCTGCCAAGGTGCTCGATGCCTTGGCGAAGTTTGTGACCATTCCCTTGCTGGTAAGCTTTTATGGCAAAACCGACTATGGACTCATTGCCTTGGCCTTCTCGCTAAATGCTTACCTTCGCCTGATGGACTTGGGCATGAACATCGGATCGGTGCGGTATTTTGCCATGTGGGAATCCAAAGGCGAGTATGATAAAATTGCCACGGCCTCACGGTCCAGTATGGTGTTCTACGGGCTCATCGGCCTGGTCAACGCCCTGATCTTCGTTTGGATGGCCGATCATGGTCCCGACTTTTTCAATATCAGCCAGGACCAAGCCCCTACCTATCGGATCATGATGTATATCCTCGCTGCCAGCACGGTGTTCAACTGGCTGTCAAACGTGGTCATCCAGTTGCTGAGCGCCAAGGATGAGCTGGGGTTTGTCCACCGCATCACCGTCATCAGCAGTGTCCTCAACTTCCTGATTGCCCTGGCCGCCATCCATTTCCAATGGTCCTTGGAGGTCTACTTCCTGTTTTACACCCTATCGCTAATGGTGGTCATCCCCTTGAATGTCCTCCGGCTGAAGCGCTATCCTCTTCCGCTGCGCAAGCTCCTGCTTCCCAAGTGGGACGGAAAAGTTTTCAAGCAGATCTTGGGCTATAGCATGGCCATCTTTGCCATGGGGCTGTTCCAATTTTCGGCAAAAGAACTGCGCCCTATCCTGCTGGCCAAATTTGCCACGGGCATCGATGTGCTGACCGATTACCGGGTCATCCAAACCATTGCCAACCTGGTCATGTCCTTCGGCAGCATCTTTCTTCAAGTGCTGCTGCCCTCTGCTTCAAAGGCCCATGCTGAAAACGACCAACACAAAATGGAAAAGATGGTCTTCGAGGCCACCCGCTATATCGCTATTTTCTTGACCTTAGTGGTATTCGCCCTGATCCTGAACGCAGAAAACCTGCTGGTGCTCTATATGGGAGAAAGTTACGCCGACCTCAGCAAATGGCTGATCATCTGGTTGCTCACCGTGTTGCTGTCCATGCACAACACTCCCGTGGCCAGCTTGGTCCTGAGCTCCGGGAAGACCAAGGCCCTGGTCTATTCGGCGGCCATTGGCTGCATCCTTTCCCTGCCGATTACCGTGGTCTTCGCCCCAGAGATGGGCGTGGGTGCGGCCGTTATGGGGTATTTGGTCTACATGCTCATCCAGATGGGCTTCTTCTACTTTTACTATATTCCCAAGGTCCTGCACATGAGCAGCGCCCGGATCTTCTTCAAGGCCTTTTCACCTTCCCTGCTGGGGGCGGTCTTGGCATGGTTTCTGGCTTATCTGACCGGAACCTTGGTCGATTTGGCGCAGCCTTACTTGGCAATGGCCCTGCAGACCACGGTATTTCTGTTGGTTTTTGCAGGCTTTCACGGGGCATTTGTCATCAAGCGTTCCGATATCGACTACCTAAAAAGCAAACTTTCACCCCAACCCTGAACCCATGAATCCGAATAACGGCACCACCTTTTCCATATGTATCCCCGCCTATAAGAGCAAGCATCTCCACGCATGCATTGCCAGTATCCTGGGCCAGACCATAGGAGACTTTGAGCTCATCATCCTGAACGACTGCTCTCCCCAACCTGTTGAAGAAGTGGTTTCCCAGTTTGATGACAAAAGGATACAGTACCATAAAAACGAAACGAACGTCGGGGCCGTCGACCTGGTCCAGAACTGGAACAAATGCCTTTCCCTGGCCACGGGAAAGTTTATCGTGATCATGGGCGATGACGACCTTTTGGAACCCGATTATTTGGAGACCTTCACCGGGCTGATCGCCGCCCATCCGGACCTGGATGTCTACCACTGCAGGAGCAAGATCATCGACGAAAACGGAAATACGATACTGCTGACCCCGGCCTGTCCCGCCACCGAGGATGTTTATGACAGCATTTGGCACCGCCTAAACCAGTACCGCTCCAACTATATTTCCGACTACCTTTACCGTACCGAGGCCTTGCGGGACCAAGGAGGTTTCCATCCGCTTCCCCTGGCCTGGGGATCTGATGACATCACCGCCTTCATCGCCATGGGGCAAAAAGGCATTGCCCACAGCCCAAAGGCGGTCTTCCGCTACAGGAGCCATGGGATGTCCATTACCTCCACGACCACCAATGGCCTGGCCAAACTGGAAGCGGACATGGGCTATGCGGCCTGGCTGAAAAACTTTCTCCAGGAAAATCCCCTGGGAGCTGTCGAAACGGTCATCTATCGGCACCTGGTCGAAAACCAAGACCGCTACATGCGCGACCGGAGGATCTTTACCATGACCAAGATCATGGCCTCAGAGGCCATCCCCCGTATCGGCAAATGGCTCCGGCACCGAAAGAAATTCCAGCTCACGACCAAGGATATCTTAACGGCTGCCGTCAAAAGCAGGAAAATGAGAAAACAGCTCAGGGAATAGCTGTTTGGGCATAAGGCAAAAAAGTGAGGGGATGCCATCCTAATGGACGCCAAAAAGGAAATAGCGAAAAGAACTCATAAACACCGTTTTATACATGGATATTATTTTCAACCCACCGGACAATACCGAGAACAAATACAT comes from Echinicola vietnamensis DSM 17526 and encodes:
- a CDS encoding polysaccharide pyruvyl transferase family protein encodes the protein MENILIIGAFDRYNYGDLLFPLIIEKQLETLGKEYRFRFFGLVKSDLSQVGGKPTEDLAAFYEACNANDGQNHVIIAGGEALGVTWHSLFAALNPTYQKIHRYRHRLSRYIDLNAMAKRFLKGKTVLPLVFTKDDLGKVRSVILNSLGGSGIDRSVFERYPFMQEKLQQVDYLAVRDGQTVKNLQANQVDARLFPDSAVLMSAFYPVADLEARVTPPVRDYVKAHRGKYLFFQINRKNTMGKEAVIAGQLEQVFRQSETELCLCPIGKALDHDDHLALAEVRRRMDCPHVYFDAENIWDIMYLIANAKCYAGTSLHGAITAMSYAVPHVGLKVEKLNAYLATWGLPRNNFAVGFDRIHAQFEVAVSLPKETYNEKQQLQMEQARKAFALIGEVIGKP
- a CDS encoding lipopolysaccharide biosynthesis protein — encoded protein: MAGQSPVKKIFSGSVWGIAAKVLDALAKFVTIPLLVSFYGKTDYGLIALAFSLNAYLRLMDLGMNIGSVRYFAMWESKGEYDKIATASRSSMVFYGLIGLVNALIFVWMADHGPDFFNISQDQAPTYRIMMYILAASTVFNWLSNVVIQLLSAKDELGFVHRITVISSVLNFLIALAAIHFQWSLEVYFLFYTLSLMVVIPLNVLRLKRYPLPLRKLLLPKWDGKVFKQILGYSMAIFAMGLFQFSAKELRPILLAKFATGIDVLTDYRVIQTIANLVMSFGSIFLQVLLPSASKAHAENDQHKMEKMVFEATRYIAIFLTLVVFALILNAENLLVLYMGESYADLSKWLIIWLLTVLLSMHNTPVASLVLSSGKTKALVYSAAIGCILSLPITVVFAPEMGVGAAVMGYLVYMLIQMGFFYFYYIPKVLHMSSARIFFKAFSPSLLGAVLAWFLAYLTGTLVDLAQPYLAMALQTTVFLLVFAGFHGAFVIKRSDIDYLKSKLSPQP
- a CDS encoding glycosyltransferase family 2 protein — its product is MNPNNGTTFSICIPAYKSKHLHACIASILGQTIGDFELIILNDCSPQPVEEVVSQFDDKRIQYHKNETNVGAVDLVQNWNKCLSLATGKFIVIMGDDDLLEPDYLETFTGLIAAHPDLDVYHCRSKIIDENGNTILLTPACPATEDVYDSIWHRLNQYRSNYISDYLYRTEALRDQGGFHPLPLAWGSDDITAFIAMGQKGIAHSPKAVFRYRSHGMSITSTTTNGLAKLEADMGYAAWLKNFLQENPLGAVETVIYRHLVENQDRYMRDRRIFTMTKIMASEAIPRIGKWLRHRKKFQLTTKDILTAAVKSRKMRKQLRE